From the genome of Medicago truncatula cultivar Jemalong A17 chromosome 2, MtrunA17r5.0-ANR, whole genome shotgun sequence:
caaaaaaaaaataggttctTTTGAATTTGCTAAAAGATGGCATTGCCTAAATTTATCTTCATTAGAAAAGAAATACAAAGGTCTCGGGCAGGGGCAGATCCAGACTTTAGGTACATGTGGagctaaaatttcaaataaataataatgcaaaccaaatctatttttttaatcgaCAAATATTATTCTCGTCGAGATTGTGTAAGAAACACAAAAACTCGCAAATCAAATAGTCGAACATACACTAGTGTGCCAACATACCTCATTGTTTGCACTTATTTGTTTCCACAAGTTTTGCACAAAGATCTGAAAGCCCTTTCAACTTAGCAAATTTTGTGTCAGATAGAACATTTGTAACATAATTCTTAAGTTGAGTGCGTAACGCCACTTCCGATACATCTATAAAATCATTTGGATAAAACTCAGTCATCCTCAATAATTTGTTCACATCAAAAACTCCAAATACCTTTGTGGAACTAAGAGGGAGGGAGAAAAGGAGAGTTATTTACTGAGTCACTTCTTTTCTGTTTTTATCaattataaccaaaaaaaaaaaggaaagaaacatGTGGAGCTTTACCTCCACATAGCACCTAAATGGATCCGCCCCTAGGTCTCGGTAGTTGATagaaacattacattacatatataataattGAGGTTCTAACTCTGAATTTACTATTTATTCATCTTATGAATTTGTAACCACTATATTAGAGATatagtttgaaaagaaaaaaaaaaagataaggagAAAAAGAAAGTCACAATTTTGTGTAGTAATATGTTGTTTCTTTTGGTTAGAATCGTTGTGGGTTGGTAGTAATACAACAGTCCCAATCATGTTACCaaacaatttgattttatttgtctGACACTTTCGTTaaataattctttcaaaaattaatgAACTATTATTAACAAACAAGTACTAGTATGTGATATTTTacttcatgttaaaaaaaaaaagttactagtacgagttaagaaaataacaatattgATGAGAATCAAATAACAACCTACTCTATTGAAATTGTTTAATACTAGCACACACTGTATATAAATCTAGTAGTCTATACTTGGGTATAGTACTCCTACAAATTTGCAAATGTAAATGTTGGGAGTTAATGGTACACAGCATAAGTAGATTCACTATACAAATCTGACTGGCTAATTATGTTGTATTAAATTCGGCTACCTATCACAGGGGACCGTCCTCCATAAAATTAAAGGCAGCCAGTTAGTGGTTTTGACACGGTGTaacaaagaaaatcaaatcCTTGTAGTACGAAGACACCATGTGAGCTTTAAAGGAAGCCAATTTTATCTATACTGCATGCATGTAATATAAGTTACTATCAACTAGCAATATAGCTGGCTAACTTTTGCATTCACAGGACTTAATATGTATGTTGCGTAATAGCAACTGATTTCAATTATACATCTTAATTTGATGTACAATCTTTCGATGCTTTTTAAATATCTTATGACAGCTAAGCTAGATCAAACTTTAGCTTAAATTTGATTGGCTTTTCAATAATTaggtttattttcttcaatacTCTCGTGCCAATAATTAACATGTCAATGTCATGTAATGaaacatacaaaaataaattaaaaaatttatgatttcAAGGAGGAGTTTTACTAGGACTATACTAAAATTTGTCTTATCAATAAATAATACTACAAGAGATTCCAAATCTAAAAACTGTGCGTGGGTTAAAAATTTATACCGACAATTACATCTTCATATATCAATAAATAATACTagcatataaatatattatgtattatttattgtCAACAAAATTGTTAcgatttttctttcattaaataattaacctaatatccttttttttatacaagtgTACGTGCGTGTGTGAGCGATCAAAATCAGcttatgagtaaaaaatatgaaaagtttaATCTCAACTCATTTAACGAAAAGAGGGTGTTTTAGATTCATTCTCAGCCTTACCTTGTAGATCAATTTTTCGAACTAACCTAAAAGCTCAATTCAGCATTTAATCAGTTCATGAGCTGAATACTATTGAACAGTTTAATCTCGGTGCATTTAATTCACTGGGCATCAAGATTTTTAGCACAAGTTGAATTCAACTCCTTGGCATGAATCACATGATTTATTGAACTGTTTACAACAAATACACTCATAAGTAGTTGTTACTAAATATGACAGTTAAGTGCAGGAACAATTGCACCGTATGATTGACTCATCCAGAAGTTATTTAAAATTACAGAAGCAAAAGTACATTGCTCATTTAACTTGAGAACAATATATATCACAAATGCAAACCAAACGGATAAATAACCTAGAATATTCACAGATGGTGACCTGAAAAGGGCATATAACTACAACAAACTCAAAGATCTTACAACAAGATCATCCTAGTTGCAGGTCTTATAAAAGCATTgccataaattttaaaaaccagCAGATGCATTCAGTATCTCAGTTCAAGCAAGATAGGTAAATGATTTGCAGCtcttttcataataataattactactCATAGGGGGGCTGCACTTGATCAGAAGCTGGAAAGAGCAAGATTCAGGTTGGCCGGGCTGCTTCCAAACAAACTGTGTTTTCTGATTCCTTTCTATATCAGGAACTTCATGTTCCCCTGTTCTTAAATGATTCTACATTCCCTGAAAATTCatccaaacaaataaataagagtatTCTTAAACATACATTGAAGGAATAATAAGGTAATGTAATGCTAGATCAAAAGAATCAAATCACTAAACTAGAGGAAACAAGATCGCAAAAATAGGCACTAGAAAGTGATAAAAATTGTAAGCAAAAGGCATTATGTGCATACTTTTTCCAAATAGAGATATCAAGACCAGAACCCAAGTTGTATATTGTCATTCTACCACTTCTAATACAATTAGAAGACAGGTATAGCATATAGAATTAGGTTATCACTAAAAGTATTTAGCATTAAAGTGAAAGAACGAAGAGCTCTCGAGTTGAAAACTAGCATCACATAGACAAGAAATTAGATCCAACAAACCAAACCTAACCTGAGAGAATTCTTTGAAACAAGCATAATTAAAAGGAGACACAGGCAGATTCAGATTGTAGGCAAACACAAGGTTAAAAAAGTCCATGATTGCAATCTGAGCTGCGACATTAAGTTTTTTGATGTATCCACAACTGCAATTGAGGCCACATTAGCCAAATTTGACCGCAATTATCCACAATATAAAGGATCACACTtatgaccaaaaataaaatgattgaacacaaacacacacgcacacacactAAGATCGAGTAGCAATCCATTAACCTTGCACAAAATCATTCTTAACAAATTGTTTAGCAAAAAACAAGAATACAACTTCATATTTATATTGACCTAAAGTATgaattaaatgataaataaaaaaaacaaaaaaataaagagcaaaACAATTGCAAAATAATGCACCTTATAAGGGAGCAAAAAGCATCAAAAGGAATTCATCTCAAGGCAATAAGTCCTCCTCTTAATAAGCATCGCAGCTGCGGACCTATAAGGCTCTTCAAACGCGGTCGAAACCCAAGACAAATCAGATCCTTCCTTCTTACCAGCGGTAGGTGACAATTCACTAGGCCTAATGGCAACAAGAGTAGCTCCTTTCAAAACAACCCCATCAGGCAACTCCAAATGAGGCGCATACCAGAGCCTCATATTAAGAGCAGGAACAAGTGTCCTCTTCGAAGCCGAGGAAGCCGAAAGCGGCTTCACCCTCAACTCCTCAAGCTGATCTCTGTTCATATACAACACACCTTGACCATCTGCATCAGTTAACACCAAATTATCCAATGTCTTATGCTCCGAAATTATTGGTTGCAATAAGTAATGCCTTGCAGATGCAGCAATCAATGAACTAATTGTCCAAACTACCCTCAATTTCAATCCACCGTTCGTATAAAACGAATCCGGTATGCTTCCATTATCATCACCACCATTGTTATTTGCACCACCACCATCAACAGCAACAACCCCATCTTGAGATTTTGGTTGAAAAACCGAAGAAGCACCTAAAATGACACAATTATCAAGAGTTGAACCAAAATCAGCTCTCCATTTCAACAAAACCCCATCTTCAATCCCTAATTCACCACTAGGAAGCTCAATCCTTAACAAACGAATCTCGTTAAAATTCTTCAAAACCTGAGTAGGTGAATGATGTGTAACACCACCATCACCATCCTCCTCACTTCCAACAGCAAGAGGCGAAGATCCAGAACCAGAATTCACCGACGAATTCGATCCCCTTTTCGGACCCAAAAATTGACCTAAAGTTTGAATCGGCTTAGCAATTCCACCAAATACCAACCTCAACAAATTCCAAAACGGACCACGAGATTTATCACTCGAATTCACAGATGAATTCGAATCATCATCGGAAATTACACAATCAACACGAACAACAACGTTTTCAACTTGCGGGACTAAAGAGTGAAAACGACGCGAAACAACACAGCATCGACCAAGAGCTTTAACATCACCGATCTTGTTGAAGACAAGAAGGAGAAGAGAATCGGGGATTCGATCGAAGTGATCGATTTGAGGGAAATAGGAGGGTTCAGGGTAGATCCGATTTGGTTGTTGATCTGCGCGAATTGAACACATGGTGGTGTAGATCGAGAAAAGGGGGTGTGATTTGGGGGTAGATCTGAAGAAGAATTGAGAAATGAGATTTAGATGAAAATGGGAAATGAGGTTGATGAGACAAATCTACGGTTATGGTTTTGTCTTTACATATAGACAATACTACAATAGAATAGAATGGAGAGAAAAGATAAAGGGAGAGAGATATTATGATTTATGGGCTGTGATTGTGTTTGGTGTCAAGCTATGCCTGCTGCTgcttctatatttatttttattttgtcaagaacaaaaatatatattttttaataaaaaagttggatatgtttgattattattatttttagtttacatctaaaaataaatagtatGTTAGCCGATATTGCCAAATAGACAATTGAGCTTTAGGTGGTGAGAGGAGAGCTCTCAACAACGTGCAAGTTAGGCAATGGCGAGAGTCGTCGAGCGAGGATAGTTGTTCTCGAGATCATTGATGCGAACCATGGATTGTGAATACCTCAAATTGAGTCAAAACGTAGTGGAATTGGATAATATGCATGAAACTCACGTTTCATGTTCATACTCCATCAATGTTTCATGTATCACAGAGGTATTATTCTTTGACACTCAATGAAAGACTGTTGTATAGTAGCATGATGGTTCTTCAAGTATTTAATATTGTCGCACTTTCTTCCTCGTAGGTATACACTCGAGGCTCACTTGCACATGCATCATTGCCTTTCCAACACAACCTTAAAATCTCCAAGTCATGATCGACTTTATGGATTAAGGCTTCTTTAGAAACAATGGCATGCAGTCTGCATAAACCAATCCTTGAGGATTTCAGGAAAGGACCActtgatttgtcaaaaaaatcctCTGAATAATTCAAATCATCgtcaaaaataattcaaatcatCGTCTAAAGATTGAAAACAATGCGAAACAACACAATATCGAACTAGAGATTTCACATTGTATACATTGCTGAAAACAAGAAGGAGAAGAGAATAAAGGATTCCGTCGAAATTATCAATTTGGGAA
Proteins encoded in this window:
- the LOC11439322 gene encoding F-box protein At5g46170, with amino-acid sequence MCSIRADQQPNRIYPEPSYFPQIDHFDRIPDSLLLLVFNKIGDVKALGRCCVVSRRFHSLVPQVENVVVRVDCVISDDDSNSSVNSSDKSRGPFWNLLRLVFGGIAKPIQTLGQFLGPKRGSNSSVNSGSGSSPLAVGSEEDGDGGVTHHSPTQVLKNFNEIRLLRIELPSGELGIEDGVLLKWRADFGSTLDNCVILGASSVFQPKSQDGVVAVDGGGANNNGGDDNGSIPDSFYTNGGLKLRVVWTISSLIAASARHYLLQPIISEHKTLDNLVLTDADGQGVLYMNRDQLEELRVKPLSASSASKRTLVPALNMRLWYAPHLELPDGVVLKGATLVAIRPSELSPTAGKKEGSDLSWVSTAFEEPYRSAAAMLIKRRTYCLEMNSF